One genomic window of Hymenobacter sp. J193 includes the following:
- a CDS encoding IS1182 family transposase, producing MQGKKPFLDKEVTHFRLSERVPRHNLYRRLAELVDWSFLYDETRTLYSHTGQPSLDPVVFFKLVLVGRLENLVSDRRLVEHCALRLDILLFLGYEVDEELPWHSTVSRTRQLFPAAVFERLFDHVFAQCVARGLVAGDTQAVDSAPVKANASLETVLEKRTTGVKSPFLATDEAATAPAASVVTAPAHQLRNLAAHQARLATHSSVPGAQHEKARLLSNKTHYSPTDPDARISIKPGKARALNYLCSLAVDTAKGVISHVQADFADSRDSLHLPRLLTGLQQRLRSQQLRMQELLADAGYANGTNYALLEAQQVTAWIPVFGRYKAAIEGFTYRASTDDYTCAAGKVLSFRKYDTSADGTGLKIYWATCSDCQQCPLKPTCVPGAKRKQLTRTLYDEPYRRAWQRQQSRRGQHMRRVRQGTVEPVFGNLLHHYGLRRMNVRGQAGAHKTMLLTAVAYNLKKLLKYRPNRQVSLTMALPQPLLAAARR from the coding sequence ATGCAAGGCAAGAAGCCGTTTCTCGACAAAGAGGTGACCCACTTTCGGCTCAGTGAGCGGGTGCCGCGCCATAATCTGTACCGCCGGCTGGCCGAGCTCGTCGACTGGTCGTTTCTCTACGACGAGACCCGGACGCTGTACAGCCACACAGGCCAGCCCTCTTTGGACCCGGTCGTGTTCTTCAAGCTCGTGCTGGTGGGCCGGCTGGAAAACCTGGTCAGCGACCGCCGCCTGGTCGAACACTGCGCCCTGCGGCTCGACATCTTGTTGTTTCTGGGCTACGAGGTGGACGAGGAATTGCCCTGGCATTCCACGGTGAGCCGCACGCGGCAGCTCTTTCCGGCCGCGGTCTTCGAGCGCCTGTTCGACCACGTCTTTGCCCAGTGCGTGGCCCGGGGCCTGGTCGCCGGCGACACGCAGGCCGTCGACTCGGCGCCCGTCAAGGCCAATGCTTCCTTGGAAACGGTGCTGGAAAAGAGGACAACGGGTGTCAAAAGTCCCTTTCTGGCCACGGACGAGGCGGCTACCGCGCCGGCTGCGTCCGTGGTGACGGCTCCGGCCCACCAGCTGCGCAACCTGGCCGCTCACCAGGCCCGGCTCGCCACCCACTCCAGCGTACCCGGCGCGCAGCACGAAAAAGCCCGCTTGCTCAGCAACAAGACCCACTACAGCCCCACCGACCCCGACGCGCGCATCTCCATCAAGCCCGGCAAAGCCCGGGCCCTGAACTACCTCTGCAGCCTGGCCGTGGACACGGCTAAGGGCGTGATCAGCCACGTGCAGGCCGATTTCGCCGATAGTCGCGACAGCCTGCACCTACCCCGCTTACTCACCGGCCTGCAGCAACGGTTACGGTCCCAGCAGCTGCGCATGCAGGAGCTGCTGGCCGATGCGGGCTACGCCAACGGCACCAACTACGCCCTGCTCGAAGCCCAGCAGGTGACGGCCTGGATCCCGGTTTTTGGCCGCTATAAGGCCGCTATCGAGGGCTTTACCTACCGGGCCTCAACCGATGACTACACCTGTGCCGCCGGCAAGGTCCTCTCGTTTCGTAAGTACGACACCTCGGCTGACGGCACCGGGCTGAAGATCTACTGGGCCACCTGCTCGGACTGCCAGCAGTGCCCGCTCAAGCCCACCTGCGTGCCCGGGGCCAAGCGCAAGCAGCTCACCCGCACGCTCTACGACGAGCCGTACCGCCGGGCCTGGCAGCGCCAGCAAAGCCGCCGGGGCCAACACATGCGCCGGGTGCGCCAGGGCACGGTGGAGCCCGTCTTCGGGAATCTGCTCCATCACTACGGCCTACGCCGGATGAACGTGCGCGGCCAGGCCGGAGCCCACAAGACGATGCTGCTCACGGCCGTAGCCTACAACCTGAAAAAGCTGCTTAAGTACCGGCCCAACCGGCAAGTGAGCCTGACCATGGCCCTGCCACAGCCATTACTGGCCGCTGCCAGGCGCTAG
- a CDS encoding lmo0937 family membrane protein: protein MGNLLYIIAVILIIIWALGFFGILGTGIQGNNLIHILLVIAIIAVVLRLIRGGRV, encoded by the coding sequence ATGGGTAATCTGCTGTATATCATTGCCGTCATCCTGATCATCATCTGGGCCCTCGGCTTCTTCGGCATTCTGGGCACGGGCATTCAGGGCAACAACCTGATTCACATCCTGCTGGTTATTGCCATCATCGCCGTAGTGCTGCGCCTAATCCGCGGTGGCCGGGTGTAG
- a CDS encoding metal-dependent transcriptional regulator, whose protein sequence is MPSYTEENYLKAIYKLAETTPGADVTTNSISEVLQTRPASVTDMLRRLSEKGLLNYQRYRGVSLTPEGRRVALLTIRKHRLWEVFLVQQLGFTWDEVHEVAEELEHIQSPLLVQRLDEFLGFPQTDPHGDPIPAADGSVHRTRHRLVADLALGEAGTVVAVRNTAVPFLQYLDKVGLRLGSRLEVLDKTEFDNSLEVNIDNSRRQHISAEVSRNLFVSL, encoded by the coding sequence ATGCCCAGCTACACCGAGGAGAACTACCTGAAAGCCATTTACAAGCTGGCGGAAACCACGCCGGGCGCCGACGTGACGACCAACAGCATCTCGGAGGTGCTGCAGACACGGCCTGCCTCGGTGACGGATATGTTGCGGCGGCTAAGTGAGAAAGGCCTGCTCAACTACCAGCGCTACCGGGGCGTGTCGCTCACGCCGGAGGGCCGGCGGGTGGCCTTGCTCACTATCCGCAAGCATAGGCTCTGGGAAGTGTTTCTGGTGCAGCAGCTGGGCTTCACCTGGGACGAGGTGCATGAGGTGGCCGAGGAGCTGGAGCACATCCAGTCGCCGCTCCTGGTGCAGCGCCTCGATGAGTTTCTGGGCTTTCCGCAGACCGACCCCCACGGAGACCCTATCCCGGCCGCCGACGGCTCCGTTCACCGCACCCGCCACCGCCTCGTGGCCGACCTTGCCCTGGGCGAAGCCGGCACCGTGGTGGCCGTGCGCAACACCGCCGTACCCTTCCTGCAGTACCTCGACAAGGTAGGATTACGGCTGGGCTCCCGACTTGAAGTACTGGATAAGACCGAGTTTGATAACTCTCTGGAAGTCAACATCGACAACTCCCGCCGCCAGCATATTTCTGCCGAGGTTTCCCGCAACCTGTTCGTCTCGCTTTAA
- a CDS encoding 3-oxoacyl-ACP synthase III family protein: MSTLHRSEIAGVGHYVPDRVVPNADLEQLMETTDAWIQERTGIRERRWFEEGKDTTANMGANAARKALEMAGLQPDDVQLIVFATLSPDYLFPGSGVLLQRELGIKAHIPAFDVRNQCSGFIYALSMADQFIKTGMYETALVVGSEIHSSGLDKSTRGRAVSVIFGDGAGAVLLRRSTDENRGILSTHLHSQGEFAEELITREPGSNRDNRVQVVLDKPEDMYPYMNGQQVFKHAVTRFPEVIKEALDQNGYQAQDIDMLIPHQANLRITQYVGQKLGLSEDKVFSNIQRYGNTTAASVPIALSEAVQEGRIKRGDLVCLAAFGSGFTWASALVNW; encoded by the coding sequence ATGTCTACTCTTCACCGCAGCGAAATTGCCGGCGTCGGCCATTATGTGCCCGACCGCGTAGTGCCCAACGCCGACCTCGAACAGCTCATGGAAACCACCGACGCGTGGATTCAGGAACGCACCGGCATCCGGGAGCGGCGCTGGTTTGAGGAAGGCAAGGACACCACGGCCAATATGGGCGCCAACGCGGCCCGCAAGGCTCTGGAAATGGCCGGCCTGCAGCCCGACGATGTTCAGCTTATCGTTTTCGCCACGCTCTCCCCCGATTACCTGTTCCCCGGCTCCGGGGTTCTGCTGCAGCGCGAGTTGGGCATCAAGGCGCATATTCCGGCCTTCGACGTGCGTAACCAGTGCTCGGGCTTTATCTACGCGCTGAGCATGGCCGATCAGTTCATCAAAACCGGCATGTACGAAACGGCGCTGGTGGTGGGCTCCGAAATTCACTCCTCGGGGCTCGATAAAAGCACCCGTGGCCGGGCCGTATCGGTTATTTTCGGGGATGGCGCCGGGGCCGTGCTTTTGCGCCGCAGCACCGACGAAAACCGCGGTATCCTGAGCACGCACCTGCACTCCCAGGGCGAGTTTGCCGAGGAGCTGATTACCCGGGAGCCGGGCTCCAACCGCGACAACCGCGTGCAGGTTGTGCTCGACAAGCCCGAGGACATGTACCCGTACATGAACGGCCAGCAGGTGTTCAAGCACGCCGTTACGCGCTTTCCCGAGGTTATCAAGGAAGCCCTCGACCAGAACGGCTACCAGGCCCAGGACATCGACATGCTGATTCCGCACCAAGCCAACCTGCGCATCACCCAGTACGTGGGCCAGAAGCTGGGCTTGAGCGAAGACAAGGTGTTCAGCAACATTCAGCGCTACGGCAACACCACGGCCGCCTCCGTTCCCATTGCCTTGAGCGAAGCCGTGCAGGAAGGCCGCATCAAGCGCGGCGACCTGGTGTGCCTGGCCGCCTTCGGCTCCGGCTTCACATGGGCTTCGGCGCTGGTGAACTGGTAG
- a CDS encoding glycosyltransferase, which translates to MQPPRTILLASVLKPLDDTRMYEKFGRTLARLPQVQVHVAGRQAPAPQPKPANLHTHSLLAGSRLSWARLRAQGRYWQLLRRLRPGLVVVHAPELLPLTLLWHWLGKERRFVYDVQENFALNIRTQHVYPAAVRGLLATAVRGLETLAATAAEKVILAEESYAEELPFATPARTLILENKYQPPGPELLRSTPVHLAPNQPLELLYSGTISELNGVLAAVEFARALRLVWPGTRLTIIGFCQHPALLTQLQALAAESGGAVELVGGAEPVPHGRIIQAIRRSHLGLLPYREHPSFWRCVPTKLFEYLAHALPVLIPRNPLWQQFIAQHQAGLAVDFADTSSATIEQVKNDLLRHAFYSQGVPAEVFWHSEEQKLLALLDSIR; encoded by the coding sequence ATGCAGCCACCCCGCACGATTTTGCTGGCCTCCGTGCTCAAGCCGCTGGACGATACGCGCATGTACGAGAAGTTTGGTCGCACCCTGGCCCGGCTTCCCCAGGTGCAGGTGCACGTAGCCGGCCGTCAGGCTCCGGCACCGCAACCCAAGCCAGCCAATCTACATACGCACAGTCTGCTGGCCGGCTCCCGTCTGAGTTGGGCGCGGCTGCGGGCGCAGGGGCGCTACTGGCAGCTGCTGCGGCGCCTGCGGCCGGGGCTGGTGGTAGTGCACGCGCCGGAGCTGCTGCCGCTCACGCTGCTGTGGCACTGGCTGGGCAAGGAGCGGCGCTTTGTGTATGATGTGCAGGAGAATTTTGCCCTCAACATCCGCACCCAGCACGTGTACCCAGCCGCGGTACGCGGGCTACTGGCCACCGCCGTGCGGGGGCTGGAAACCCTGGCCGCCACTGCTGCCGAAAAGGTGATTCTGGCGGAGGAAAGCTACGCCGAAGAGCTGCCTTTCGCTACCCCGGCCCGTACCCTCATTCTGGAAAACAAGTACCAGCCCCCCGGCCCCGAGTTGCTGCGCTCTACGCCTGTACATCTGGCGCCGAACCAGCCGCTGGAGCTGCTGTACTCCGGCACTATCTCGGAGCTGAACGGGGTGCTGGCAGCCGTGGAATTTGCGCGGGCCCTGCGGCTGGTTTGGCCGGGCACCCGGCTCACCATCATCGGGTTTTGCCAGCACCCGGCCTTGCTGACCCAGCTGCAGGCGCTGGCCGCCGAATCGGGCGGGGCGGTGGAGCTGGTGGGCGGAGCCGAGCCGGTGCCGCACGGGCGCATTATCCAGGCCATCCGGCGCAGCCATTTGGGCCTGTTGCCCTACCGGGAGCATCCCAGTTTCTGGCGCTGCGTACCCACCAAGCTGTTTGAATACCTGGCCCACGCCCTGCCAGTACTCATCCCTCGTAATCCGCTCTGGCAGCAGTTCATTGCGCAGCATCAAGCCGGACTGGCAGTAGATTTCGCTGACACTTCATCGGCTACTATTGAGCAGGTGAAAAATGACCTGCTGCGGCACGCTTTCTATTCCCAGGGTGTTCCGGCGGAAGTTTTTTGGCACAGCGAAGAGCAAAAGCTTTTGGCGCTACTGGATTCTATCCGGTAA
- a CDS encoding 3-hydroxyacyl-CoA dehydrogenase family protein: MQHVAVIGSGTMGNGIAHVFAQHGFPVALIDINQSALDRALATIGKNLERQVAKGTLSEADKGATLGRITTYTSLAEGVAQADVVVEAATENVELKLNIFRELDQHAPAGAILASNTSSISITKIAAVTKRPAQVIGMHFMNPVPVMKLVEVIRGYATSDEVTTRVMDLSRQLGKTPTEVNDYPGFVANRILMPMINEAIITLFEGVAGVEEIDTVMKLGMAHPMGPLQLADFIGLDVCLAILRVLHEGLGNPKYAPCPLLVNMVMAGRLGVKSGEGFYAWTPGSKDLVVAERFRR; this comes from the coding sequence ATGCAACATGTAGCCGTTATTGGCTCGGGCACCATGGGCAATGGCATTGCCCACGTTTTTGCCCAACACGGGTTTCCCGTGGCGCTTATCGACATCAATCAATCGGCGCTCGACCGGGCCCTGGCCACCATTGGCAAAAACCTCGAGCGGCAGGTAGCTAAAGGCACCTTATCGGAAGCCGACAAGGGCGCCACGTTGGGCCGCATCACGACCTATACCAGCTTGGCTGAGGGCGTAGCCCAGGCCGATGTGGTGGTAGAAGCCGCCACCGAAAACGTGGAATTGAAGCTCAACATCTTCCGGGAGCTGGACCAGCACGCTCCGGCCGGCGCCATTCTGGCCTCTAATACGTCTTCTATTTCCATCACCAAAATTGCGGCCGTCACCAAGCGCCCCGCCCAGGTGATTGGCATGCACTTTATGAACCCCGTACCGGTGATGAAGCTGGTGGAGGTCATTCGCGGCTACGCTACGTCAGATGAAGTAACGACCCGGGTGATGGACCTCTCGCGGCAGCTGGGCAAAACGCCCACGGAGGTAAACGATTACCCCGGCTTCGTGGCCAACCGCATTCTGATGCCCATGATCAACGAGGCCATCATTACCTTGTTTGAGGGCGTGGCCGGCGTAGAGGAAATCGACACGGTCATGAAGCTGGGCATGGCCCACCCCATGGGCCCCCTGCAGTTGGCCGATTTCATTGGGCTGGACGTGTGCCTGGCTATTCTGCGGGTGCTGCACGAGGGCCTCGGCAACCCCAAGTACGCCCCCTGCCCCCTGTTGGTAAACATGGTAATGGCCGGCCGGCTAGGTGTGAAATCGGGTGAAGGCTTCTACGCCTGGACGCCGGGCTCCAAAGACCTGGTAGTAGCCGAACGGTTTCGCCGGTAA
- the mnmE gene encoding tRNA uridine-5-carboxymethylaminomethyl(34) synthesis GTPase MnmE, producing MLPPALSDTIVALSTPPGAGAIAVLRLSGPQAIQLTDGLFAGKRLHEQPGHTLHYGTLRDEGRILDEVVVSLFRGPHSYTREDVVEISCHGSDYIVQQVLAALVRRGARLAEAGEFTKRAFLHGAFDLAQAEAVADLIAADSALSHQVAMQQMRGGFSRELKDLRARLVQFASLLELELDFGEEDVEFADRTGLTRLLQELQTVIRQLLRSFELGNVIKNGVTTVIAGKPNAGKSTLLNALLNEERAIVSAVPGTTRDFIEDEVSIEGIRFRFVDTAGLRETTDVVESIGVERTRQRVRQAALLLYLFDLTATTPAEVAAELAELNPEGRIPTLAVGNKFDQISTAEAAAFSQPDTLLISAATGQGLPELQQALLRHVRGSGLDRTGSATIVTNVRHARSLEASLEALDAVLLGLSTHHGTELLAADLRRALAYLGEITGEISTDDLLTSIFTQFCIGK from the coding sequence TTGCTGCCTCCCGCTCTTTCCGATACCATTGTGGCCTTGTCCACGCCGCCCGGCGCGGGCGCCATTGCGGTGCTGCGCCTCTCGGGTCCGCAGGCCATCCAGCTCACCGACGGCCTTTTCGCGGGCAAGCGCCTGCACGAGCAACCGGGCCATACCCTGCACTACGGCACCCTGCGCGACGAGGGCCGCATTCTGGATGAGGTGGTGGTTTCCCTGTTTCGGGGGCCGCACTCCTACACTCGGGAGGATGTGGTGGAAATCAGCTGCCACGGCTCCGACTACATTGTGCAGCAGGTGCTGGCCGCGCTGGTGCGCCGTGGGGCCCGCCTAGCCGAGGCCGGGGAGTTTACCAAGCGTGCCTTCCTGCACGGTGCCTTCGACCTGGCCCAGGCCGAGGCCGTAGCTGACCTTATTGCCGCCGACTCGGCCCTCTCGCACCAGGTGGCCATGCAGCAGATGCGCGGCGGCTTTTCCCGGGAGCTGAAGGACCTGCGTGCCCGGCTGGTGCAGTTTGCGTCGTTGCTGGAGCTGGAGCTGGATTTTGGGGAAGAAGACGTAGAATTTGCCGACCGCACCGGCCTCACCCGCCTGCTGCAGGAGCTGCAAACCGTCATCCGGCAGCTGCTGCGCTCCTTTGAGCTGGGCAACGTCATCAAAAACGGCGTAACGACTGTTATTGCCGGCAAGCCCAACGCGGGTAAATCAACCCTGCTGAACGCTTTGCTGAACGAGGAACGCGCCATCGTTTCGGCGGTGCCCGGCACAACCCGCGACTTTATCGAGGATGAAGTAAGCATCGAAGGCATCCGGTTTCGGTTTGTGGACACGGCTGGCCTGCGCGAAACCACCGACGTGGTGGAGTCCATTGGCGTGGAGCGTACCCGGCAGCGGGTGCGGCAGGCGGCGCTGCTTTTGTATCTGTTCGACCTGACGGCCACAACGCCCGCCGAAGTAGCCGCCGAGCTGGCCGAGCTAAACCCCGAGGGCCGCATTCCCACGCTGGCCGTGGGTAACAAGTTCGACCAGATAAGTACGGCGGAAGCAGCCGCTTTTTCCCAACCCGACACCCTGCTGATTTCGGCTGCCACCGGCCAGGGGCTGCCCGAACTGCAGCAGGCGCTGCTACGGCACGTACGCGGCTCAGGCCTCGACCGCACCGGCTCGGCTACCATCGTAACGAACGTGCGCCACGCCCGCAGCCTGGAAGCGTCCCTTGAAGCCCTGGACGCCGTACTACTGGGCCTGAGCACGCACCACGGCACGGAGTTGCTGGCCGCCGACCTGCGTCGCGCATTGGCTTACCTGGGCGAAATCACCGGCGAAATATCCACCGACGACTTGCTGACCAGCATCTTCACCCAGTTCTGTATCGGGAAATAG
- a CDS encoding 2,3,4,5-tetrahydropyridine-2,6-dicarboxylate N-succinyltransferase gives MTNLQATIEAAWNDRSLLQQSATVEAINTTIEELDKGRLRVAEPRGDDWQVNDWVKKAVILYFPIRQMETLEVGPFEFRDKMLLKTDYAGQGVRVVPPAVARYGAYLASGVILMPSYVNIGAWVGEGTMVDTWATVGSCAQIGAGVHLSGGVGIGGVLEPVQAAPVIIEDGAFIGSRSILVEGCRVGREAVIGAGVTITGSTKIIDVTGAEPKEYKGYVPARSVVIPGSYAKQFAAGEYHVPCALIIGQRKPSTDLKTSLNDALRDFGVSV, from the coding sequence ATGACCAACCTGCAAGCCACCATAGAAGCTGCCTGGAACGACCGGAGCCTGCTCCAGCAATCCGCTACCGTTGAGGCCATCAACACCACCATCGAGGAGCTGGACAAGGGCCGCCTGCGCGTAGCCGAGCCCCGCGGCGATGACTGGCAGGTAAACGACTGGGTAAAGAAAGCCGTCATCCTTTACTTTCCCATCCGCCAGATGGAAACCCTGGAAGTAGGCCCCTTCGAGTTCCGCGACAAAATGCTGCTCAAGACCGACTACGCCGGTCAGGGAGTGCGCGTGGTGCCGCCCGCTGTGGCCCGCTACGGGGCCTACCTGGCCTCCGGCGTCATTCTGATGCCCAGCTACGTGAACATTGGCGCCTGGGTAGGCGAGGGCACGATGGTGGACACCTGGGCCACCGTGGGCTCCTGCGCTCAAATTGGGGCCGGTGTGCACCTAAGCGGGGGCGTAGGCATCGGGGGCGTGCTGGAGCCGGTGCAGGCCGCGCCGGTTATCATTGAGGATGGAGCTTTTATCGGTTCGCGCAGCATTCTGGTAGAGGGCTGCCGCGTGGGCCGTGAGGCCGTTATCGGGGCGGGCGTAACCATCACGGGCAGTACCAAAATTATCGACGTGACGGGTGCAGAGCCTAAGGAGTACAAAGGCTACGTGCCGGCCCGCTCCGTGGTCATTCCGGGCTCCTACGCCAAGCAGTTTGCGGCCGGCGAGTACCACGTGCCCTGCGCCCTCATCATCGGCCAGCGCAAGCCCAGCACGGATTTGAAAACCAGCCTGAATGACGCGCTCAGAGACTTCGGGGTAAGTGTTTAG